In the genome of Kitasatospora cineracea, one region contains:
- a CDS encoding GNAT family N-acetyltransferase, producing MSGEFLIRQLADGDWDAVVALEHDAYAADGLSEGREALQSRVACSPKTCYVLEQRDTGAVRGYLLSLPYPPLRCPDLAVAEGGAFDSDNLHVHDLVLAEELRGRELAAELMEHAQARAVEGGFTQVSMVAVRGSDILLRFYGYRAHREVAVPASYGRRAVYMSRPVG from the coding sequence GTGAGCGGGGAGTTCCTGATCAGGCAGCTGGCCGACGGGGACTGGGACGCCGTGGTCGCGCTGGAGCACGACGCCTACGCGGCCGACGGTCTCTCCGAGGGCCGGGAGGCGCTGCAGTCCCGGGTCGCCTGCTCGCCGAAGACCTGTTACGTGCTGGAGCAGCGCGACACCGGGGCCGTCCGCGGCTACCTGCTGAGCCTGCCGTACCCGCCGCTGCGCTGCCCGGACCTCGCGGTGGCGGAGGGCGGGGCGTTCGACTCGGACAACCTGCACGTGCACGACCTGGTGCTGGCCGAGGAGTTGCGCGGCCGGGAGCTCGCCGCGGAGCTGATGGAGCACGCGCAGGCGCGGGCGGTGGAGGGCGGCTTCACGCAGGTCTCGATGGTCGCGGTGCGCGGCTCCGACATCCTGCTGCGCTTCTACGGCTACCGCGCGCACCGGGAGGTGGCCGTGCCCGCGTCCTACGGGCGGCGGGCGGTCTACATGTCGAGGCCGGTGGGCTGA